One Panicum virgatum strain AP13 chromosome 3N, P.virgatum_v5, whole genome shotgun sequence DNA segment encodes these proteins:
- the LOC120665520 gene encoding LRR receptor-like serine/threonine-protein kinase ERECTA: MAVTARRLRAVVACVVLAAVAAAPRSAAGILDPNDFLALQAVRRSLDDMPGSAFFDGWDFTADPCGFPGVFCDGDRVASLALGDPRAGSPGLTGRLDPALGRLSALTELSLVPGRVEGQLPPSLASCSNLRFLAVSKNILSGPIPDGFGALSNLRTLDVSFNQISGAIPPSIAALPSITNLILCHNQLTGVVPSFQDSSPLLRLDLKHNALTGGVPTLPAGLQYLSLSANKLSGTVDQVLPRLARLNFLDLSMNQLEGPIPPAVFALPLSVLQLQRNFFAGPVQPSSDVTIPVVDLSYNRFWGQLSPLLAGVGQLYLNNNRFTGEVPSRLVQELVGSGGLQVLYLQHNFLTGIEISPSSSLPSTVSLCLMYNCMVPPVYAPCPIKAGSQNTRPADQCPEWRG, from the coding sequence aTGGCGGTGACCGCGCGGCGGCTCCGCGCCGTCGTGGCGTGCGTCGtcctggcggcggtggcggcggcgccgcggtcggcggcgggcaTCCTCGACCCGAACGACTTCCTGGCGCTGCAGGCGGTGCGGCGGTCGCTGGACGACATGCCGGGGTCGGCGTTCTTCGACGGCTGGGACTTCACCGCCGACCCCTGCGGGTTCCCCGGCGTGTTCTGCGACGGGGACCGGGTGGCGTCGCTCGCGCTCGGGGACCCCCGGGCCGGGTCGCCGGGGCTGACGGGGCGGCTCGACCCGGCACTGGGCAGGCTGTCCGCGCTCACCGAGCTCTCGCTCGTGCCCGGCCGCGTCGAGGGCCAGCTCCCGCCGTCGCTTGCGTCCTGCTCCAACCTCCGCTTCCTGGCCGTCAGCAAGAACATCCTGTCCGGCCCGATACCGGACGGCTTCGGCGCGCTGTCCAACCTCCGGACGCTCGACGTCAGCTTCAACCAGATCTCCGGCGCCATCCCGCCGTCCATCGCCGCGCTGCCGTCGATCACCAACCTCATCCTCTGCCACAACCAGCTCACCGGCGTCGTGCCGTCGTTCCAGGACTCGTCCCCGCTGCTCCGGCTGGACCTCAAGCACAACGCGCTCACCGGCGGCGTGCCCACCCTCCCGGCCGGGCTGCAGTACCTCTCGCTGTCCGCGAACAAGCTGAGCGGCACGGTCGACCAGGTGCTGCCCCGGCTGGCCCGGCTCAACTTCCTCGACCTCAGCATGAACCAGCTGGAAGGCCCGATCCCGCCGGCGGTGTTCGCATTGCCCCTCTccgtgctgcagctgcagcgcaACTTCTTCGCGGGGCCCGTGCAGCCGTCGAGCGACGTGACGATCCCGGTGGTGGACCTGAGCTACAACCGGTTCTGGGGCCAGCTGTCGCCGCTGCTGGCCGGCGTCGGGCAGCTGTACCTGAACAACAACCGGTTCACCGGCGAGGTCCCGTCGCGGCTGGTGCAGGAGCTGGTGGGCTCCGGCGGGCTGCAGGTGCTGTACCTGCAGCACAACTTCCTGACGGGCATCGAGAtatcgccgtcgtcgtcgctccCCTCCACCGTCTCGCTCTGCCTCATGTACAACTGCATGGTGCCGCCGGTGTACGCGCCGTGCCCGATCAAGGCCGGGTCGCAGAACACGCGGCCGGCAGACCAGTGCCCGGAGTGGAGGGGCTGA